From the genome of Medicago truncatula cultivar Jemalong A17 chromosome 2, MtrunA17r5.0-ANR, whole genome shotgun sequence:
TTGCCAATTAGGGAAGCAGTGAGAACAAGTGTTTTGTCCAGCCAATGGAGGTACAAATGGTACACACTACCAAATCTTGTGTTTGATAGACGTTGTGTCTCTGCTAGAGGTTCCCAAGACCCTTTAGATATTGAGAACAAGCTTTTGAAAATTGTTGATCATGTACTTTTACTTCACTCTGGACCTATCAACAAGTTCGAGTTCTCTGACTCTGGTCAGGATTTCGTTGAAGGGATTCCTGGGAATGAATTTGATCGGTGGATTGTTTATCTAATCGGAAGGTCTATTAAAGAGCTTGTGCTGCATGTTTTGGCAGAGGATGAAATCTATAAGATACCTTGGTGCTTATTCTCCTGTCAAAGTTTGCAACGTTTAAAGTTGGCTTGTTGTTGGCTTAAACCTCCAACAACATTTGAAGGCTTCAGGAACTTGAAAAGACTTGAACTACATAACATTTCAATGGCTGATGCtgcttttgaaaaaatgatatCCGGCTGCCCTCTACTTGAATATTTGAGTTTGATAGAACCTGATGGTTTAACCCAAGTTAATATTCATGCACCAAATCTGAAGTTTTTTAGCCTCCTTGGTGACTTTGTGGATTTTAGCTTTTACAACAGTTTCCAATTAACTGAGCTAAGTTTGTTATTCGACACTCAAAGCAATCAAAGTAGATTGAGGGGATGCTCAAGCAATTTGCTCAGTTATTTTGCTCATCTACCTCACTTACAACACCTTGACATCAGTCACCATTTTTTAAAGGTAAAATGCTCGAGCATATGAATGTTGAATTTGACCGTCAGTTCCCCCCACCCCctacaaatttaaaatgaatcACAATCTGATTTGGAGCCATTCTTTCATTGTGCTTCAGTATTTGGCTGCAGGTGATGTGCCAGTGCCAGTAAAGCTTCCTACTACTTTTGTCAATTTAAGTTTTCTTTTCATATGTATAAGGTTCAATGACATGAAGGAAGTTTTGGCTGCTCTTTGCTTGCTTAGAAGCTCACCTAATCTACAAAGATTAGAAATAATTGTGAGTGCGCATTTTTTTggcttcatttttcttttctttctgatTTGTGGTTGCATTTGcacatttgtttttatgtaACCTTATTTTCTTAAAGCATTTGTCTAGTGTTTAGTCTTGGAATTAAGAAGTTTATTACATGATTAGTGCAAGAGTCATGCAAATAAGAGACTCTTGTACCCCCATATTTCGTCTTTTACCAGTCTATATACAATGTTAGCTTTGGAGTTTTAATAGGTTATATGTCTCTCTTATGCATACAATCTTTCCCGCTTTGATCCATGAATTTGTAAAAATTTCATACAGGCAGATTATAAGGAGGCGGATGTCCATTTAACACTGGGCTCCTATTGTTGGGAAGATACCTTTTCAGGGCCAGCCATGCCCATCCAAGTTCGACATGTGGGCATAGGTGGCATCGCTGGCATCAAATCTGAAttagattttatcaaatttcttCTCATGTATTCTCCTATGCTAGAAAAAATGATTGTGAAGCCTGTTGAATACGCCAGAGCCGATTTGTTGACCAAACTTGTTCGGTTCAGAAGAGCATCTGTACAAGCCGAAGTTATTTACGAAGGGAAAGACTCTTCATAATGCTTTATATCTTCCTCATATCATCTTATGTATTATAACTATAGGTGGTTATGACATTTAATCTTTTCTAATGATGTTGCAAATTATGAGTGATTTAACAttgaaatttcttttatatttatagtacatttaaattaaatagtttccacctctcaaaattaaatattttctaatttttttagctaaatatattttctaatttatgcTAAACTAAAATCAATGGGATGCGTCAGTTTGAATAGAAGCTGTTACATGTGATTTCATTTGGGTGTCATTTGCCTTTGTTCTTATCTCTCTTTTTAACCCGTTGTTCTTTCTCatcttaataatttattttaatcattatctcttattaaaaataaactaaaggcACCAAAGAACAATGACATCCAAGTGATATCAAACAACAATACATGTAACAGCACAGAACATAGTTTTAAGTTTAATTAGCCAAATTTAAGACAGCAGCCTCAATGATGCCATATTAGTGAGACAACCAACTTAAAAATAGATCATTGGATCACCCGAAAAAAGAACCAAAACATTGTGATTGTGattggcattttttttaaaagatttgtgATGGGCAATATCTAGGTCATGATCCTTAAGAATTCTACCAAAACTTTTTATTAGTTATACTTCATTATATATCTATAAATTTTAAAGGGAAAGATGCAGCAATGTTTAGGGAGCAAAAGGAAATAGTTTAGatgtataatataaaaaaatgatgcaGAGTGAAAAAAAGGAAGTTATGATAGCTGCTAACAAAAATAATCtaagaaaagggaaaataatacataaaaagtTGGCAATCCCACTCGGTATAATTGTGCAAATGACCTCTACTTTATTTTGCTAAAATCAAATGCTCTTGGAGACCTATGAAAGGAAAATCACTTGTATCATCATTGAGAGGAGAATGATCATAGAGCTCttgaaacaaatttatttaaaatacacAAAGAACTTGCGCATACTTCACAATAATAGCTTAACAGATAAATCAATGAAAACATGCATAagcaaaaacaataataatcagGTGCCAGCTAAAAATTTGCTATGGAGGGAATGTGATCAAATCACCAGACAATGTTGCAGCATTTTTGGCAGTGATCCCACTCCCACTAGTCCATGTAACTCTCTCCCGGGCAtgccttcaattttttttcctttaagtTTATGAGAGGGTGGCTTCTATCATTGCTATGGAAAAAGAGAATTTAAGTTTGGCAAGGCCACCTGAATGATCTTGGCACGATATATTTAGCAAACTTTGTCTTCAACTGAAAGATATTAGCTGATATTGGAACTTGTCTCCCTAACAGCCAACAAGCCTAAGAGTAAGATGATATATTCTTTTAGAGATCATAGGTTTGGTGATGCAATTTTTTCATTAGGAACATTGTCAACTTTGACTGCAAATGCTGATGCAAATTCCAATGAGAAGTGTGACCTAAAGGGAGcgacaaaattattttttactttgggTACATATAATTTATACCAGTTTTACTACAGCACCACATTCAATGTGATTGAAGCCAATGATCATAGCTTAGCTTAGCTTATTTTATGAGTGCCTAGTATCACTCACATAATCACATGTCTTCAAAtctttgttatattatttaagGTAAAATGCACTTTACACCCTAAATTCTAAGGACCACAATGTTGAGAAGTAATAGAACATGCTAGGCTGTCAATGTAAGTAAATGGTGAAGCATATTATGAATTTGAGCAAAACATTATTGGCGAATAGAATCTTTAAAAGCTTACAAGAAAAGTATATAAATTAGTATGTGTCATAGATActaatttatagttttaaataaataaattatagaggttttctttttgtcaaataattatGTGGCTTTAATCAAATAAACTAGTAGTTAGAAATTCATCTTTAAAGTTCGAACCTCGACCCTAGtatatattaaatttcattattgcatatatatatagtaattgTTTCACCAATTGTCTGTTtttgagaaaggaaaaaaaaattgataaaaaagaaagttctaaatattgttattttattgattttaatctgaaaaaatataaactttccTTTCCTGGAAAACATACTGGTGCCTGCTAGCTGTGTTTATCTGTTATCTAAGTGAACAGTTGCTTTGGCTTTAAGTTTTCAATTAAATCATTACAAAACGTGTCACACTTCCCTTcctaaaacaaacaacaaaagaatcaaaacaaGAATTGTCAAGTTACTCCTACTTATCACATTTTTCTcatacaaacaaagaaaaatattcatGTGTAATTCAAATGGTGATTGCAGACCATTGGGCTTTCTGCTGGGTCTCCCCTTTGCCTTTCTCTGCCTCCTTATCTCAATCATTGGTCTTATTGTTTGGATCGTTGGGTaacatattcatcaatcattttCTATGATCATTTCTTTTGTGGTATCTTTACCATGTGAATAGAATATGTGATTTCTTATTCTGTGATatgagtttgattttgattgaatgaaAATATCAAAAAGACTAAAACTTTACTACATAATATTTGCAGGTTGACACTGACATGCATATGCCCCTGCTGTTTGTGCTTGACAGTAATTGTGGAACTTGCTTTGGAATTGGTTAAGGCTCCTCTTCATGTTATGGAATGGTTCACCTCTAAGATTCCATGTTGATGTTAGAGATTCTTTTACTTTACCAATTGTATCACATAGAGTTCTCTAGACTTGTGAATTGGGATTAATGTTTGGTTCTTGTTTCAATTCAATTTCGTATTTTGTTTTAGTAGTATTTGACTTAGGgttggtttggattggtttattcAAGTTTATATGACATAAACACCACTTCTGATATTGTTTATGAGAACTTAATTATTAAAACTGCTTATAACTTgtcaataagttgttttcagcttatttcttTAAATTACTGTTTTGTTAATCTTTGTGGTTTTTGGGTTGTCTAaagaaaattaacaatattTGGTTCAATAATTTCAACAGCTGAACGGTTCTTCTTGGTATAGTGTTGTTTCTTGTCCATATATATGACATTTAAAAATGATCCATGATACCCAATTTTCCTATAACATTAGTTGATTGTATGCaaaattgtggttaatttaGTTGAATATCTAATTGCTTTAGAGTACATCGAAAATTTTGGTTAATCATGTATTTAATTGACCATATTTCCCccctttttttaacaaatattttgatattgGCGGCATAGGATAGAAGTTTTTCGAAGTGCCAatctagttgggatgtcggCGTTTCCTGTCATTTCTCCTGGCTTATTCAAAAAACAAGAATGACCATATTTTTAACCGTACATCTATTTAATCATCTTGATATGTCATTTCTCCTAGTttatccaaaaaacaaaaatgaccaTCTTTTTAACCGCACATTGAATTAATCATCTATTTAATTGAGTCAATCATATTTTCTAACGTGattagtcaaaaaaatataacgcATGTAGATAAAATGGATGTTTGAATATTATTACTATATTGCTACCTCTGTCCTAAATAGAGTAACATCCGAAAATGATTAGTAGTGGTGGGAAAagattgtttttccttcttttatctttattaaatcaaagataTTCGTCAACTATACCGTCTTGATGATGTCACAATTGAAGTTTGTTTTGGACATGAGGAATACTTGTGTAGAGTTGATTAAGAATAAATTTtagaacaactattttttttcttttcttgttggtaaaaaacaatagaatgaaggaaaaaaaaaggaagaacacAACATGAGTATGAGAAATAAGTtacttaaaagtttttttttttgtcaaatccaAATACATAatctaataattttgatttcGTATTTGACAACTTCCATCGctcaaattttgatttgatgCCATTAGATCAAGAAATCCCAATCTAGCTTGCTATTTATGGTTCTAGCGTCATGATTAGACGTATTGTATGTTTCTTGCTCAAATCCTCAAATGCTAGAAATTTTTCTAAAATCACCAATCTTGAATCTGAAACCAGGTAGCAACATCGAACCATTCACGGATCCGACAATAATTTAAACACCATCCTTGTTGCTGATATGAGAACCAAAACTTACCAaacacggatacggacacgaaAACGTACACCGTACATGACACATGTTCTGACACGCCAACACCGttaataatatgagaaaatcaaataattcagtgtaattatatgtgtcggtgttggCGGCATAGAGAGACCAATGACTTTCATTTGTCCATTTGTGAGACGACTATCAAATTGAAGATTGAAGGATGTGTCATATATGTTGTACTTGCTTATCCATGATAAGTTCTTGGGCCAGTCACCACCAAGGTCTAAATAAGAAGGTGGTGAGTTTCTTAATTAGTTACTTGGATTAGACTTAAAAGAATCTCAAATCGAGTGCGAGAAACTAGAAGGTGATCATATAACCTCAGTTGCCTTCAACAAGCCTTCTATGATCATCATTTCAAAGTCTTGTAAATTGAAAAGAAACCATGTATCAGAGCTTAACTCCTTTATCTAATTGGATGTAGCTTTTTCAATGACAAGAGTTGGTAGTATATCAATATGATGTACCTAAACTTCTTCCAAGATCTCATTATAATTAACCAATGGTTCTGGGATGTTGCAGCTCTAGCCTACCTATACTACATACACATATTAAGCGATAAATCTAATAAAAAGCAATAGGGTGGATATTGCTCCCTCGTAAGGTCTGCATGATTTGTCTTAGCTTAACTCCTTTTGTTAGACACACACCTTATGTCAAAAAATCATGCAACTACATATTTATCGCTGTGATTGATTGGTGGATAATGTAAACTTTTTACTATAATGATCTGTCAAAATAGGAGTGAATACCCAAATTCGTCTCTGGATTTGTACGAATCGGCCAAAAACGTCCCCTAATTAGTCGAAATGCACgcttagtccctgaatttaacaaacgtcaatcaaattagtcctttcGTTTAAATGCACCGTTAGTGGTGCTGAGTTGTCTTCCTGCATGGCTTGTTGTCTTGTACACGTGTacaaggacgaatttgattgAAACGCACAAAATTTCAATTGTActtttgaattcaatttttcCTGCTTTTCCAAATTTACCCTTGTAATACCTATACCTTTTCATGATCACATTTCAGCCATTCCATCAAAAACATCCCTGATCGTTCTTCTTCCCGCCTAAcccttcatcatcttcaccaGCATCATCTCCGGTGAGGAACGTTGCAAAAGAATCAGTTTTGATAGAAGATTTCATCATTTCAAAAGGTAACGCCGTTCCTGTTCGTTTTCCATTCAATCATGTTTGTTCTCGTTCGTTTTCTCCCTTTTTGTgtctgtttttgtgattttcgtTTGAACATTTAGgcattcattttcaattttaaagttcATTAGATGCTTGCTTTGATGTTCGTTTTTGTTTACTTTGACTGTGTATTTTAGATTACTAATATTAGGGTTTTGAGATGAAGAcgtaaaacataaaaattgcaTGTTTTTATAGAGTAGTTATGAACATTAGAGTAGTTATGAACAAGATTAGTGGTTGATTAAAATAGTTACTAAAAAGGGTTATTTTGTACTGATGATTTGCATTTTTATGTTCTTTTGATTGTGAATATGACTGATGCATTGCAAAATCTGTAGGATGGATATCACGTTAATCCTGCATCATGGTGGTTGTTTAGAGCGAGATGAGTATCAGAGGCTAAATTATGTTCGTGGTGAAATTTGTGTGTGGGAAAAAATGGCAGTTGATGTGCTTTCTTTGTGGGACATTGAGAAGATGTTGAAGCATTGTAGAGgctacttcaaagtatctaagTTGTGGTACTTCAAGCCGTTCAAATGTGCTGAAGAAGATCTTAATATATGCTTGAATCCATTGACAACATATAATGATTTTTTGGATATGGTGAAAGTTGCAAGGGCTAATGGGAATGAAGTGGACATATATGCACAACATGTGGTGGATACAAGTGAGGTTGAAATTGTGCCATTATCAAGTGAAGAAAGGGAAGAGCTTGAGAGAGTGATGGAAGAATCTCTGAGAAGTATGCAAACTCAAGCTGAACCATCCAATGTTATGGTGGGAGTCAAATGAAGAGGACTTACAATGACACTCAATGTGGAAGGTGTGGATTGATTGGTCATAATTTAAGAGGATGTAATAAGCAAGGTGTTGCTAGGAGACTAAAAGATTGGATTGATACTGAaccagaagaagaaaatgttggaGAGAATGCAGAAAATGTTGGAAATGTACTAGGAAATGCAGAAAATCATGTTGGTGAAAATGGTGGAGGTGTTGCAGAAAATGTTGGAAATGTTAATCTTAGACATGTTGTAgctggaaatgatggacaagcTGCACAAAATGCCAGTGTTGGAAATGTTGCAATTCAGGGACAAAATGATGTCAATGGTGTTGCAAATGAAGCAGTGCTTAGACAGGTATGAATGTTAGATTCTAAGGATCGATTTTCTAGTAAGTGTagaaattcagggactaatttgattgaattttttattaaatagggACTGTTATGATTGAAACTGTTGTTGCAGTGTGTTCCTGCAAAGAGGTATGGTATTAGAGGTCCAGTTATTTCAAATGAGAGGCCTAAGCAAACACCAGTGAGGGGTCCTGCACCTGACATTGTTCGAGTGCCATATCCAAATTATGGTCCATCCGGTTCAAGTCAACCTAAGttcatggagtttatcccaaccCCCGGCTTTCCAAAGAAGTGAAGCTTGATGCATGCTTAGATTGTGCTTTTTGGAATATTTTGCTTTGTTTACATTATGCCCTCTAGTTGGGTTCTTTTTGGCTATGTAATATTTAAGAACATCCTTTATGACTTATGACTTATGAGATATGACTTATAGTTGAGTTGCTTTTGCCTATGTAATATTTCAAACTTAAGAGATATGACTTATTTAATGATATTTTCAAGGATGAAGTTGTgtgttttgtcatttttaattcGTTTGCTGCAAATATATGCATCAAGGATCAacttgaaaatatgtttatataattcaaggacttatttgacgtttttttgaaataattcatGGATCAATTTGATAGCAAGTAAAAATTAATAGGGACtgtattagaaaatattttttgaaatcaaTCATTTTtgtccttgattttttttgtcattctacatcattttagtccctgcttATGTGGCGTCTGACATAGCATCCCGTCTGAGATGTTAAGCCACGTCATCACCGTTAACGCCCCAAATGGAcgtagggactaatttgattgacgtTTGTTAAATTCAGGGATTAAGCGTGCATTTCGACTAATTGGGGGACGTTTTTGGCCGATTCGTGCAAATTCAGGGAAGAATTTGGGTATTCACTCGTCAAAATAGAGTCGGGATCCTTTAACATCAGGTGTAGTCACAACttttaagaagattttttttttttttttactaaaatacaaattaaatcaaacTATTCGTTGgagaattaaaatttaattatgttaAATTTGACACctaatatcaaaatataacatCTGAATGCAAACAATATTGGTGGAGTAGAGAACATGTGACtatcttaaattattatatatgactTTGGTGGTGTAGAGTTTTTCAAGGGTTTATATTATACAATGATCATAAGCGGCATGAAAACAGTGGGAAAAAGGTTGGAGAATTTTAGATATTGCATATTCAACTTTGTAACCACCTTCAGATATtgtgtgtagtttttttttttctctctttgatTTTTATAACAACTCGTATGCACATTATTTAGTATAAAAGAGTTTTACAGGTTTATGTGatcaaattttatcatatagtaGATTGTTGGTAAAGTgagaaaattaatttgatattgATACCagccatgttttttttatttatcggAGCTGTTGATATAATTCATTTTACTAACTTAAATTATGGACTTTAACCCAAACTTTCATCCAAGGCCAAGTTGTCCTCCCTCACTATGCTGATTTTAACATTCTTATTCataatttaatacaaaatgaTTCTCTTTTGACCGAGTTTAATTCAATTTGATATCATCCACATTTAACAAAGTTGTGCTCAAACTAAAAtagactctttttttttttttttctattgaaGGAACTAAAATAGACTTGTAACACTCTAGAAATTGTGGTTGCGACTTATGAATAGACCACATACAGATAGGaacatcatttaattaaaaagaagaaaatatagaagaagaaataattGTTGACTAGTAACGATTTGGATAATGAGGACGATGCAATTAAAAGCAAAGAAAATGAAGTAAAAGACTTCTAATTTTGATACGTTCATACCTGACATTGATATTCTTGTAGTTGGTTAAGAtaagacaaataaataaatacgtaTATGATACTCCTTCAacgaaaaaaataagtatatgaTATGTTAAGAtttacacatatatatatattttttttctgagGGGGGATTTACACACTACTATTGACCAATAATTTATTTGCCAACGATTAAAATTACTTGATTaacaatcttttctttttttgaaagaatttgatTAACATTCTAAATTTGTTCACTTTAGAAGAAATTGATTCtatataataattatactaGCCGTAAAGTGCTAACACCGCATAcacaatcaaaattgaaaagcaTTAGTAAAATAAACACATGAGCCATGCTCCCTTATTTTggtattcttttttatttttattaatattccAAAGACTTTGTGGTAGTAAATATAATCAAGATATATAccttatttttgataaaaacaaaatggtatttattcattcaaattgatatattacatcattcaatatcgttaaaaatataaataatgaatttgcgaacaaactcaTAATATTCAAGTTAACAACATACAACGATAAAATGTCTACAAATTATTGTTTATGCCTTCAAATTGTGATTTGGGGAAAATCacaatcgtgacacgaattggcaaacgtgtcacgattttctaGGCAGTGAGCATGGTTTCGCAGGGTGTCctatcgtgacacgattttgggaaaacgtgacacaaTTTTCGGCTTGCTGGGaaagttttcaggataaggttggtcgtacgcaccaaatgtgtcacgatttgggaaaacgtgacatgattttgacagctgaagactgctatataagtgttctttgcagattttgaaggagaggttgaagagagagaaacttgggaaatcaaaggaggtaactttagggttgagggtctttgattagagttctcttgggttgggaaacattgtaaacaccttgggtgagtgaaaatcattgagtatcttgttcattggtgagattggaaaaatgggtagaaattagggttgctCTTTgtaactcattgatagtggattggagagatcaatctctcccccagattaggtcaagttggaccgaactgggtcaacaatctttaatggtgtgtttgtttctcttctctctttatcttttgcttgtggttttgagcttttcactttgattactagattagatctaggtgttgttattattgttgttgcttgtgtttactttgaaattggttactacttttctttgctccacacatcatagttgtATTGGTATGAGTTTTaagtccgaattcacaacacaaataatatgataaagtTAAAATGATCATAATATTCATGCTTTTTGATTTGCAATGTTGTCGTCCAAattattgattgaataatcTATATTTCAATaggaatcaaatgaacacccaACAATACAAGAAATTTAACAATGCTGCACAAAACGATAAACGACACAACGCCACACTCAGACGACGAAATTacgaaggaagaaaaaaactagatttatgtgaaaaccacttatttaaaaTGAAATGGAGAGGAAAAAGATAAAGATAGGTGATTTCAACTCAAatattgacccaaaatcaccagCTCGATTAAAAAAGAGACCCGAAACAGAGAGAAAGCTATGGCCAACTTGTTAAAGGGGAGCTagagaaaaatgtttttctcaTAAATCATACTCTTATTATGGCACCTTAatgaaaaaaaagttacaagttTTTTGTTGTACGTATTTATTGGTTAACGACTtttattccatttaatttttttgaagggtttTATTCCATTTCATATTGACTATCTTAAGTcatattaccaaaaaaaaatcatctaaagtCAATGTTACTTTAGGAATAAACTTTCAAAATATCACATTATAGTCTTTTGTTTTAGGGAATCACATTATAGAACAAATAAagagtagtatttttttttttagaaatgatatttgtacaatcactttttgacaactttgtgataactttcttcttcatattcacattatactcttattctctctcttctttattctctctccattgtttttaaccaataaaaaaagagaaaaaagaagttgtcacaaaagttgtatcaaatagttgtttttaatttctctttgcACGTTACCAAAGCAATTCCATTGTTTTCGTGGGGTGAAGAAAAATGGTAAAACAAGTTTTCTGCGTGAGACTACTTGTTAGTTGTTTAAGCTACATGCTATTGTCTCGGTCAAGAATAATGCAATGCAATTATTATCCATGATCACACTTCACCAGCAATATCACAAAGATTTTTTGTGGTAGTAGTCTATGCCTCTATGGTAGATATATTAGAGTTGATTATTTTGGTTAGGCACATTCGAACGTGCATTCCTTGTGCTGTTGTTTATTATAGCAAAATATACTTTACATATTACGCTAACATTATTAACAGAACCGAATCTGAATgcaaaaatatgattaaaaaatggTACTCCAAAACAATTATTAGTTGAACATTGTCTCTCTTAcgtatacatttttttaatgctCTCCCATACATAATCTACGCGCTTATTTCCAAAACAAATATTACAGGAAACAACACATAACGTATTAACTATAAACTTATTATTATATAACTAtactttcttttaaaatataaattatactgATAATATGCATACACTTCTTACATATTAAGTATTCACTATAAGGTTTACCTAATTTCATGTAGTTACCGTCCTATAGCCTATAAATTAACTGGGACAATGTGTTTAATGGTAACAAACAAACCTTATCCACTAAATGGAATGGAGAATATTTATCAAACCATGGTATAATGTTTTAAACTATGAACTTAAGATTTTAAACCGTGTGACTTGtggcatgatttttttttactataactTCTGATTTATGGTATGATATGatctttaattttctcatttaaGCTAGAAATGATTTGTGTTTTGCTAAAATTGTGTTGAAATtgattcaaaatttgatggatgagattgttgctaaaaatataaatgatttgtttcaaatatattttatgattcCAGAAGATTGTtgcttaaaatatatttatggacaataaatatatttttgtaccatATGAATGaagatttgatgcaaatatattctTACAAGGAATATTTAATGCAAATATATTGCGTGCTGAAGGAGaaaaaatgaaacatatttTTAGCGTGATATccgttccaaatttatgagttatttCTCTAAATATAAATCTTGTATCAGATGAAAACTTGAGAGAGAGTagaaaacaagggtttagaagccaacaagaaaactagggtttgtagaGAATTCTCTTAGCAACAAACACTAGgattgtttttgtaaaattactcatcattatagtggaacgaagagctgctctctccctcATACTAGGTCAGTGTTGGACCAAACTTGTTAAACAAGTTATTTTGTgtgtttctctctttctctcttgttCTATAttttgcttgtgtttataactGTCACCCACACTCTTTTTTGTTGCTTGATtaacttgctccacacatcaaatattttattg
Proteins encoded in this window:
- the LOC112419136 gene encoding signaling peptide TAXIMIN 1, which encodes MCNSNGDCRPLGFLLGLPFAFLCLLISIIGLIVWIVGLTLTCICPCCLCLTVIVELALELVKAPLHVMEWFTSKIPC
- the LOC25487767 gene encoding F-box/FBD/LRR-repeat protein At1g13570, giving the protein MGRKRRKSTTRKVIDAELDRISCLPGHVIDQILSCLPIREAVRTSVLSSQWRYKWYTLPNLVFDRRCVSARGSQDPLDIENKLLKIVDHVLLLHSGPINKFEFSDSGQDFVEGIPGNEFDRWIVYLIGRSIKELVLHVLAEDEIYKIPWCLFSCQSLQRLKLACCWLKPPTTFEGFRNLKRLELHNISMADAAFEKMISGCPLLEYLSLIEPDGLTQVNIHAPNLKFFSLLGDFVDFSFYNSFQLTELSLLFDTQSNQSRLRGCSSNLLSYFAHLPHLQHLDISHHFLKYLAAGDVPVPVKLPTTFVNLSFLFICIRFNDMKEVLAALCLLRSSPNLQRLEIIADYKEADVHLTLGSYCWEDTFSGPAMPIQVRHVGIGGIAGIKSELDFIKFLLMYSPMLEKMIVKPVEYARADLLTKLVRFRRASVQAEVIYEGKDSS